The Candidatus Methylomirabilis tolerans genomic interval AGATGGCCAAGCTGTTCGAGGTGGAGCTGACCCACTACGAGAAGCTGGAAGGCGTGCCGCTCTCGCTGGAGGGCAAGGCGAATAAACTGTCGCAGATGGTCAAGGCGAATCTGCCGATGGCGATGCAGGGCCTGGTGGTCGTCCCTATCTTTGTCGGCTATGACGCGAGATCCGGTGGGGGTAAGATTTTCAAGTACGATGTGACAGGCGGCAGATATGAGGAAACGGACTACTATGCCACAGGGTCCGGCGGGAAAGATGCCCGTTCCACCATGAAGAAGCTCTATCGGGATGGTATGACCGAGGGTGAGGCGATAGCGGTCGGGCTGGAGGCGTTGATTGACGCGGCGGAGGAGGATGTCGGAACCGGCGGCCCGGACTTCATTCGCGGAGTCTTTCCTACGGTGAAGCTCGCTGCTATGGCGGGCCTGCAGGATGTGCCGGAGGTCCGCATCAGGGAGGTCTGTCAGGCCATCATCGATCGCCGCAGGCTAGCCGAGAGAGGGGCCAGTGCGGAGAGTGATACTCAAGCCGGAGGGGTAAGCTGATGGCGCTTCCCTATTACGTGTCGCCTGAGCAGATGATGCACGATAAGGCGGAGTATGCCCGAAAGGGCATCGCCAGAGGGAAATCGATCATCGTGCTGGAGTATGCCGGTGGAATGCTGCTGGTGGCAGAGAACCCCAGTGCTTCACTCAATAAGATTTCTGAGATTTACGACCGA includes:
- the prcB gene encoding proteasome subunit beta, coding for MHSFFDSMVPGSSFFDLLRQNRSDLLPQIRISREGLSPAETRELKESPHGTTILALKYRDGAMIAGDRQATEGFQVSSRRIEKVYKADDYSAIAIAGVAGPCIEMAKLFEVELTHYEKLEGVPLSLEGKANKLSQMVKANLPMAMQGLVVVPIFVGYDARSGGGKIFKYDVTGGRYEETDYYATGSGGKDARSTMKKLYRDGMTEGEAIAVGLEALIDAAEEDVGTGGPDFIRGVFPTVKLAAMAGLQDVPEVRIREVCQAIIDRRRLAERGASAESDTQAGGVS